The stretch of DNA AAGGCAATGAAACTTAACAATTCCAATCAACGTATTTGTATTTATTGTCGTAATTATCAATTGCTGGGCAGAAAATCAGGTAATTGTCAAAAACTGGGTGTAGCAGTTGAGGGACGTTGGCAAGCTTGTCCTTTATACGTAGCCCCCTTTCGAGAATTAAGCAAAGAAATGGAAATGGAAATGGAAATGGTTTAAATAAGATTTTCTAAATTATCACAGTAAGTGTAAAGTAACTTGATACAATTAGCGATCGCACCTAGATGAGCAATTTCATAGCCATGAGTATTTTCTGTAGGAAAGCCAAGACAGGCAGCCCGTGCTACATGACCAAATTTCATGGCAATCGAAGCATCGCTACCAAAACCACTGATTGCAGCAAATTGTAAGGGAATATTCGCTTGATTGGCTGCTTGTACTAATTCAGAGTTTAAATTTTCATCATAAATTCCGTAACCATCTTGAGAAAGTAAAACGGGAATTTCTCCTGCTTCAATGGGATATTCGGTAGCAAGAGGGCAAATTTCTAAAGCAATTAAAGCATCCAATGCTTGATTTTGAGTAAAGTATAAAGCGCCAATTGCCCCAACTTCTTCTTTGGCAGAGGCTACTAAATAAATATCAACTGCTGGATCTTTTATTTGTTCGGCGAGTTCCAGTAAAATTGCTACCGAAGCTTTGTTATCAAGCGTGTAGCTAGCAATATAATCTTTGAGGCGAATTGGTTGTTTACGATGTTTGCCTACTACCACTCGACTTCCTGGGCGTATACCAGCAGTTTCCAATTCTTCTAAATTCAATTTGGTTTCTACCCAAGCGTCTTCCCAATTTAAAGGCGCATTTTCTTGTTGGGCTTTTTGTGGAGAGTCATGGGAAACGTGACGAGATCCGAAGGAAAGTATTCCACTAATTATTTCCTCCTCACCCAAAATATCTACAACACCTTCTCCATATACCCAAGGAAAAGAGCCACCTAATCTTCTTATCTGT from Stanieria cyanosphaera PCC 7437 encodes:
- a CDS encoding M42 family metallopeptidase; its protein translation is MQFNSQTNSIYDRLFDTISELVLHHSPSGVEAQIDRLLLDRFATLGVESWQDRAGNIIAKIPGNNSSRAIAITGHKDEIGAIVKSIDYRGCLQIRRLGGSFPWVYGEGVVDILGEEEIISGILSFGSRHVSHDSPQKAQQENAPLNWEDAWVETKLNLEELETAGIRPGSRVVVGKHRKQPIRLKDYIASYTLDNKASVAILLELAEQIKDPAVDIYLVASAKEEVGAIGALYFTQNQALDALIALEICPLATEYPIEAGEIPVLLSQDGYGIYDENLNSELVQAANQANIPLQFAAISGFGSDASIAMKFGHVARAACLGFPTENTHGYEIAHLGAIANCIKLLYTYCDNLENLI